In bacterium BMS3Abin08, a single window of DNA contains:
- the trmB gene encoding tRNA (guanine-N(7)-)-methyltransferase gives MSGSEKEILSNVLPAVAIKSDTFFDFHGIFGRSAPLFLEIGFGNGEFLYNLALHNPEADFVGIEVYMSGVAKLLRRLTGYEKSHPPHPQYIRLVNDDANTVLKNNFRDESLDGIYILFPDPWPKKRHHKRRLISSESVGVMHRCLKKRGFVVVATDHDDYAEVIKETFASGSFRLTDTDLPEVRNTKYAQKAQLQGKSIHIFRFEKSLS, from the coding sequence ATGAGCGGATCTGAAAAGGAGATCCTCAGTAACGTCCTTCCTGCTGTCGCGATAAAAAGCGATACATTCTTTGACTTTCACGGAATATTCGGCAGAAGCGCACCCCTTTTCCTTGAAATAGGCTTTGGCAACGGAGAATTCCTCTATAACCTTGCCCTCCACAATCCGGAGGCTGACTTTGTCGGCATTGAGGTCTACATGTCAGGTGTGGCAAAGCTGCTCAGGAGACTGACGGGTTATGAAAAATCCCACCCGCCTCACCCTCAATACATACGCTTAGTAAATGATGACGCAAATACCGTTCTAAAGAATAACTTCAGAGATGAATCCCTTGACGGTATTTACATTCTCTTTCCGGATCCATGGCCCAAAAAAAGACATCACAAGAGGAGACTTATAAGCAGTGAATCCGTAGGGGTCATGCACCGCTGTCTGAAAAAAAGGGGCTTCGTAGTTGTTGCAACTGATCACGATGACTATGCGGAGGTTATTAAAGAAACCTTCGCATCCGGAAGTTTCAGGCTCACTGATACTGATCTACCGGAAGTCAGGAATACCAAATATGCCCAGAAGGCCCAACTTCAAGGGAAATCAATTCATATCTTCAGATTCGAGAAATCTCTTTCATAA
- the perR_1 gene encoding peroxide operon regulator has translation MERYREIGLKLTPQRLAILRFLDGNKSHPSAEDIYKEVRKTFPTMSFATVYNTLDALRKRGGVLELTIDPGRRRYDPNTEHHHHLICLRCKRIVDIHTDYHLDVPVEQKGSFRVLNNHIEFYGLCEECQKKGGDIDGCF, from the coding sequence GTGGAGAGATACAGGGAAATAGGACTTAAACTCACACCGCAAAGGCTGGCCATCCTCAGGTTTCTGGACGGCAACAAGAGCCATCCCTCGGCTGAGGATATTTATAAAGAGGTTAGAAAGACCTTTCCCACAATGTCATTTGCAACGGTCTATAACACACTCGATGCGCTGAGGAAGCGGGGGGGGGTCCTTGAGCTGACCATCGACCCCGGGAGAAGAAGGTACGACCCCAATACCGAACATCACCATCATCTGATATGCCTAAGATGCAAGAGGATCGTGGATATCCACACAGATTACCATCTCGATGTCCCGGTTGAACAGAAAGGCTCATTCAGGGTGCTGAATAACCATATTGAGTTCTATGGACTCTGCGAAGAGTGTCAAAAAAAGGGAGGTGATATCGATGGCTGTTTTTAA
- a CDS encoding putative trifunctional 2-polyprenylphenol hydroxylase/glutamate synthase subunit beta/ferritin domain-containing protein: MALSKAVEMARRMETDAIRFYKGASRKTSHPFGKKMFEGFTRDETRHLGMLDDIIKGLDIDLNVESTGNIRTVFSELRDQMMQRIEATTDEKEAIKVALEMEKKGYNYYLKAADEAPEGQEKRLFEILSGEEEMHYQLLSNTYAFLEDTGNWFMWKELSIVEGG; this comes from the coding sequence ATGGCACTTTCAAAGGCAGTTGAGATGGCAAGAAGGATGGAAACCGATGCAATTAGATTCTACAAAGGGGCATCACGGAAGACATCACACCCTTTTGGCAAGAAAATGTTTGAGGGTTTCACACGCGATGAGACAAGGCATCTGGGAATGCTCGACGATATTATCAAGGGCCTCGATATTGATCTGAATGTCGAGAGCACCGGAAATATCAGAACCGTATTTTCTGAACTGAGGGATCAGATGATGCAGAGGATAGAGGCCACCACAGACGAGAAAGAGGCAATAAAGGTTGCCCTCGAGATGGAGAAAAAAGGTTACAACTATTATCTGAAGGCGGCAGATGAGGCTCCGGAAGGGCAAGAGAAAAGGCTCTTCGAAATCCTATCAGGAGAAGAAGAAATGCATTATCAATTACTCAGCAACACCTATGCCTTTCTTGAAGATACAGGTAACTGGTTCATGTGGAAGGAACTGAGTATCGTGGAAGGAGGATGA
- the fprA gene encoding nitric oxide reductase, which produces MTKATEIKPDIFRVGAVDWAVRDFHGYVTPNGTTYNNYIILDDEVTLLDTVKYDFAETGIANIKNLVEPNRIRHIVINHIENDHMSALDRLMELAPGARIYITDRGRKGMERFFDTSGWNVNVVKTGDELKIGKYTLQFIETPMLHWPDSMMTYVKEAKLLVSQDAFGQHMASTARFDDEFTACASHAELEDAVVDYYANILMPFGRLIKSKIKQIQDLGLEIDMIAPDHGVIWRNEPDRVIEMYLNMAEGRTNLRVAVIYDTMWHSTEIMSQPIVQGIMAEGVDCKVIKLRATPMSAAIKEFWKSRGLIVGSPTLNNEVFPSVAEFITHLRGLRPSYRIAGAFGSYGWGGGAVKWLYQEFQNMKLEAIEPGVQVQYRPSPEDKDTCYNFGREFAKRVKAYHGKFQ; this is translated from the coding sequence ATGACAAAGGCAACAGAGATCAAGCCGGATATTTTCCGGGTCGGAGCGGTTGACTGGGCGGTTCGGGACTTTCATGGATATGTAACTCCAAACGGAACCACCTACAACAACTATATCATCCTCGACGATGAGGTAACACTCCTGGACACCGTGAAATATGATTTCGCGGAAACAGGAATTGCCAACATCAAGAACCTCGTTGAGCCTAACAGGATCCGTCACATTGTTATCAACCATATAGAAAATGACCACATGAGTGCACTTGACCGCTTGATGGAACTGGCTCCGGGGGCAAGGATATACATAACCGACAGGGGCAGGAAAGGCATGGAGAGGTTCTTTGACACATCCGGGTGGAATGTCAATGTTGTCAAGACCGGTGATGAGTTGAAGATCGGGAAATACACGCTTCAGTTTATTGAAACCCCCATGCTGCACTGGCCTGACTCCATGATGACCTATGTTAAGGAGGCAAAGCTCCTTGTCTCACAGGACGCCTTTGGTCAACACATGGCCTCTACCGCGAGGTTCGATGACGAATTTACCGCATGTGCCTCCCATGCAGAACTTGAAGATGCCGTTGTTGACTACTACGCAAACATCCTGATGCCCTTTGGCAGACTCATCAAATCAAAGATAAAGCAGATTCAGGATCTTGGCCTGGAGATCGACATGATCGCCCCTGATCACGGTGTTATATGGAGAAACGAGCCTGACAGGGTGATAGAGATGTACCTTAACATGGCAGAAGGAAGGACCAATCTCCGGGTGGCGGTCATATACGACACCATGTGGCACAGCACAGAGATAATGTCACAACCCATAGTGCAGGGAATTATGGCTGAAGGCGTTGACTGCAAGGTAATAAAACTGAGGGCAACACCCATGAGCGCCGCCATAAAGGAGTTCTGGAAGTCGAGGGGACTTATTGTGGGATCACCCACACTCAATAACGAGGTATTCCCTTCAGTGGCGGAATTTATAACTCACCTCAGGGGACTCAGGCCCTCGTACAGGATTGCGGGGGCATTCGGCAGTTACGGATGGGGTGGTGGTGCAGTGAAGTGGCTGTACCAGGAGTTTCAGAACATGAAACTTGAGGCGATCGAACCCGGAGTACAGGTCCAGTACAGGCCTTCACCGGAGGATAAAGATACTTGCTACAACTTCGGCCGTGAATTTGCAAAACGGGTAAAAGCGTACCATGGAAAATTTCAATAG
- a CDS encoding rubredoxin — protein MQYTCTVCGYVYDEAKEGTPFDQLPDDWACPVCNAPKEAFEPE, from the coding sequence ATGCAGTACACATGTACAGTCTGCGGTTATGTCTACGACGAAGCAAAGGAGGGCACCCCGTTTGACCAGTTGCCTGATGACTGGGCCTGCCCGGTATGTAACGCACCAAAGGAGGCCTTTGAGCCGGAATAG
- a CDS encoding putative superoxide reductase, which translates to MSEKSLFCGINKPLDPSNMTETEKKHTPLIECPDTVKSGEPFQVKIRIGEIPHMMEEGHHIQWIDIYSGQNFNERIEFTPVFTRPEVTVTLVKGGKHRTSTLRVMERCNLHGQWEATKEITVIE; encoded by the coding sequence ATGTCTGAAAAGAGTTTGTTTTGTGGTATTAACAAACCACTTGATCCATCGAACATGACGGAAACTGAAAAGAAGCATACACCCTTAATTGAATGTCCCGACACCGTGAAGTCAGGAGAACCCTTTCAGGTAAAGATCAGGATCGGGGAAATCCCTCATATGATGGAAGAAGGCCATCACATCCAGTGGATCGACATATACTCCGGGCAGAACTTCAACGAGAGAATCGAGTTCACACCGGTATTTACAAGGCCTGAAGTAACCGTAACACTCGTAAAAGGCGGAAAACACAGGACTTCAACTCTCCGTGTCATGGAACGGTGTAACCTTCATGGTCAATGGGAGGCAACAAAGGAAATAACCGTTATTGAATAG
- a CDS encoding peroxiredoxin — protein sequence MFKEEVCCSLGVGQQVPDFELDTYDPSKGNFGKVSLKKLKKAGKWTILFFYPADFTFV from the coding sequence ATGTTTAAAGAGGAAGTATGTTGCAGTTTAGGCGTTGGACAGCAGGTCCCGGATTTTGAGCTGGATACCTATGATCCAAGCAAGGGTAACTTTGGAAAGGTCTCTCTGAAAAAACTTAAAAAGGCCGGTAAATGGACGATCCTTTTCTTCTATCCGGCAGACTTCACCTTTGTGTGA
- the ahpC gene encoding alkyl hydroperoxide reductase subunit C codes for MGAEVITVSTDTQFVHLAWHRDEKMLEKVRYPMGADPTGDVSMLFGVYDENTGLDLRGTFIINPQGTILNSEVNFYNMGRNIDELMRKFKANLHLSKHENEGCPAKWKEEGDKTLKPSPDLVGRVYEALQ; via the coding sequence ATGGGTGCCGAGGTTATTACGGTAAGCACTGACACACAGTTTGTCCATCTTGCATGGCATAGAGATGAAAAAATGCTTGAAAAAGTCAGATACCCCATGGGCGCTGACCCAACCGGTGACGTCTCGATGCTCTTCGGTGTATACGATGAAAACACTGGGCTTGACCTTAGAGGTACGTTTATTATCAACCCGCAGGGCACCATTCTCAATTCAGAGGTTAACTTCTACAATATGGGCAGAAACATTGACGAGCTGATGAGAAAGTTCAAGGCAAACCTTCACCTCTCAAAACATGAAAACGAGGGCTGTCCTGCCAAATGGAAAGAAGAGGGGGATAAGACACTCAAGCCCTCGCCAGACCTTGTTGGCAGGGTCTATGAGGCATTGCAATGA
- a CDS encoding nitroreductase family protein: MRHCNDLSGLRVSGGYRSHINKDLYLRPDSAVCSTGFIMNEEIGKRFQQETKYDPDELKERSLKGLRQPERVRAFEAPLGITQLPDPDIEKLKKPLWELLLKRRSRRIFNENEPLSINLLSVVLWATQGITDRYGDTFFRTAPSAGALFPVETYLMIREVDGIEHGLYHFDARAFQLELLSRGDYSKDLALAALSQAMVTKAQVTFLWTAVVGRSKWKYRQRAYRYIYLEAGHIAENLYLACEALGLGTCAIGAFFDDWVNSIIGVDGIEETIIYMATVGSPKKKQD, from the coding sequence ATGAGGCATTGCAATGATCTGAGCGGGCTTCGGGTTTCAGGCGGATATAGATCCCATATTAATAAAGACTTATATTTACGGCCGGACTCAGCGGTCTGTTCCACGGGCTTTATTATGAACGAAGAGATTGGAAAGAGATTTCAGCAGGAGACAAAGTACGACCCTGATGAACTAAAGGAGCGTTCTCTTAAGGGGCTCAGACAACCTGAAAGGGTCAGGGCATTTGAGGCCCCACTTGGCATCACTCAACTCCCTGACCCTGATATAGAGAAACTCAAAAAACCTCTCTGGGAACTCCTTTTAAAGAGGAGGTCAAGGAGGATTTTTAACGAAAACGAGCCATTATCCATTAACCTGCTCTCCGTTGTGTTATGGGCAACCCAGGGAATCACAGACCGGTACGGTGATACCTTTTTCAGAACAGCCCCCTCCGCAGGGGCACTTTTCCCTGTTGAGACGTACCTGATGATAAGAGAAGTGGATGGTATCGAACATGGGCTCTACCACTTCGATGCAAGGGCCTTTCAACTTGAACTCTTAAGTAGAGGTGACTACTCAAAAGATCTGGCACTGGCAGCCCTGAGTCAGGCAATGGTAACCAAGGCCCAGGTTACATTTTTGTGGACAGCGGTAGTTGGACGCTCGAAATGGAAGTACCGTCAGAGGGCTTACAGATATATTTATCTGGAGGCCGGCCATATAGCCGAAAATCTCTACCTTGCCTGTGAGGCTCTCGGGCTCGGCACCTGTGCGATAGGTGCTTTTTTCGATGACTGGGTAAACAGCATTATCGGTGTTGACGGGATTGAAGAGACGATAATTTATATGGCAACCGTGGGATCGCCAAAGAAAAAGCAGGATTAA
- the dfx gene encoding desulfoferrodoxin — translation MSVKKAGEKYKCNVCGNEVVVTKAGGGQLVCCGQPMELIGEDE, via the coding sequence ATGTCGGTAAAAAAGGCCGGAGAGAAATACAAATGTAACGTCTGCGGTAATGAGGTGGTCGTGACCAAGGCGGGCGGTGGCCAGCTCGTATGCTGCGGTCAGCCAATGGAGTTGATCGGAGAGGATGAATAA
- the rbr2 gene encoding rubrerythrin-2, translating into MSKTEKNLRDAFAGESQANRKYLAFAKKAEEEGYGQAARLFHAAAEAETVHAHNHLRELGGIKTTKENLMEAIGGESYEFQNMYPQMIDDAKTEGNDGALRSFNLANEVEKIHADLYKKTLENLGNNAEVDYYVCQVCGNTVEGAAPDTCPICGAKKEMFNRVD; encoded by the coding sequence ATGTCTAAGACGGAGAAAAACCTGCGGGATGCGTTCGCAGGTGAATCACAGGCAAACAGGAAGTATCTCGCCTTTGCAAAAAAGGCGGAGGAGGAAGGGTACGGTCAGGCAGCAAGACTTTTCCACGCCGCAGCTGAGGCTGAAACCGTCCATGCCCACAACCATCTGAGGGAACTCGGGGGCATCAAAACCACAAAGGAAAACCTCATGGAGGCCATCGGCGGAGAGTCCTACGAGTTTCAGAACATGTACCCGCAGATGATCGACGATGCAAAGACAGAGGGCAATGATGGTGCCCTGAGGAGCTTTAATCTTGCCAACGAGGTCGAAAAGATTCATGCAGACCTTTACAAAAAGACCCTTGAAAATCTCGGTAACAACGCAGAGGTGGATTATTATGTCTGCCAGGTTTGCGGCAACACCGTCGAGGGTGCGGCTCCTGATACATGTCCGATCTGTGGGGCCAAAAAAGAGATGTTCAATAGAGTCGACTGA
- a CDS encoding iron-sulfur flavoprotein, with protein sequence MKVVAFLGSPRVEGNTELLLNEAIRAVEEEGHDVTLFIPSQMNLSPCINCGGCDETGECVLEDDMNDVYQAIREGERFILASPIFFFGLSAQIKALIDRCQAFWCEKYLLKKPVPEGPNDRKGLLLMVGGMKREEGFECGNATATAFFRSINVQEHDKLYYKGVDAKGAVKKHPTALKEAYAAGKGLVKLSGQRSRLADVRKT encoded by the coding sequence ATGAAGGTAGTTGCATTCCTTGGGAGTCCGAGGGTTGAAGGTAATACTGAATTGCTTCTGAATGAAGCCATCAGGGCGGTCGAGGAAGAAGGACATGATGTGACCCTCTTCATCCCCTCGCAGATGAATCTTTCACCCTGCATTAACTGCGGGGGCTGTGATGAAACAGGTGAATGTGTTCTTGAAGACGACATGAACGATGTCTATCAGGCAATTCGTGAAGGGGAGAGGTTTATACTCGCCTCACCCATATTCTTTTTTGGACTGTCAGCTCAGATAAAGGCATTGATCGATCGCTGCCAGGCATTCTGGTGCGAAAAATACCTCCTGAAAAAACCCGTACCTGAAGGACCCAACGATAGAAAAGGACTGCTTTTGATGGTCGGTGGAATGAAGAGAGAGGAGGGCTTCGAGTGTGGCAACGCCACTGCAACCGCCTTTTTCAGGTCGATAAACGTTCAGGAACACGATAAACTCTACTATAAAGGAGTGGACGCAAAGGGCGCTGTCAAGAAACATCCAACGGCCCTGAAAGAGGCTTATGCCGCCGGCAAAGGGCTTGTCAAGCTCTCAGGCCAAAGGTCGAGGCTTGCCGATGTAAGGAAAACCTGA
- a CDS encoding glutaredoxin translates to MSSAGKIVLFALSTCPACRKTKELLNRFNVDYILVELDTIETCSRNKLLEQVRKYNPHETFPTLVVDGGKKVIVGYAEDEIKEALGLL, encoded by the coding sequence ATGTCTTCAGCTGGAAAGATTGTACTTTTTGCACTGAGCACCTGCCCTGCCTGCAGGAAAACAAAGGAACTACTGAACAGATTCAATGTCGATTATATCCTCGTGGAACTCGATACGATTGAGACCTGCTCAAGGAATAAACTCCTTGAGCAGGTCAGAAAATACAATCCCCATGAAACCTTCCCTACCCTGGTTGTTGACGGAGGAAAGAAGGTTATAGTGGGTTATGCAGAGGATGAAATAAAAGAGGCATTGGGACTCCTCTAA
- the hypE gene encoding hydrogenase isoenzymes formation protein HypE: MKQILLAHGGGGEETRELIEGIFRRYLSNAFLDRFEDSAILDIPDGGIAFTTDSFTVSPLFFNGGNIGKLAVAGTVNDLSVMGARPLFLSAGFIIEEGFLIEDLERILQDMREETEKTGVMVVTGDTKIMPRGQLNGVIINTSGIGELLYRGLSASNLNIEDGIIVTGTVGDHGACILAEREGMGFELDISSDCASLWEILKEVLDSGAEIHAMRDPTRGGLAAVLNEWATASGTEIEILEHEIPVEGSVRGICELLGMETTHLASEGRAVIAVKNGDEGTVLDSLRNHPLGKGARLIGSVTDRGKKRVILRSPYNTRRIMEPPSGELLPRIC, from the coding sequence ATGAAACAGATACTCCTTGCCCACGGTGGAGGCGGCGAAGAAACAAGGGAACTGATAGAGGGTATATTCAGAAGATATCTTTCCAATGCCTTCCTTGACAGGTTTGAAGACTCTGCTATCCTTGATATCCCCGATGGAGGTATTGCCTTTACCACCGACTCATTCACGGTATCACCCCTGTTTTTCAACGGCGGCAATATAGGCAAGCTCGCGGTTGCAGGAACCGTAAACGATCTCTCGGTAATGGGCGCACGCCCCCTGTTCCTCTCTGCAGGCTTCATTATCGAGGAGGGGTTTCTCATCGAAGACCTTGAAAGAATCCTTCAGGACATGCGTGAAGAAACTGAAAAAACAGGCGTTATGGTTGTCACGGGGGATACCAAAATCATGCCCCGCGGACAGCTCAACGGTGTGATAATAAACACCTCCGGTATAGGGGAACTCCTGTACCGGGGACTTTCCGCATCCAATCTGAATATTGAAGACGGAATAATCGTTACAGGCACGGTGGGTGATCATGGGGCGTGTATCCTTGCTGAACGTGAAGGGATGGGTTTTGAACTTGACATTTCAAGCGATTGTGCCTCTCTCTGGGAGATTTTAAAGGAGGTGCTTGATTCAGGTGCCGAAATACATGCGATGCGCGACCCCACCCGCGGAGGTCTTGCCGCGGTACTGAACGAATGGGCAACTGCATCAGGCACGGAGATCGAGATCCTTGAGCATGAAATACCTGTAGAGGGTTCTGTCCGGGGCATATGCGAACTCCTCGGCATGGAGACAACACATCTCGCTTCCGAGGGACGCGCGGTCATTGCAGTAAAAAATGGAGACGAAGGTACAGTCCTTGATTCACTCAGGAACCACCCCCTTGGAAAGGGAGCACGGCTGATCGGGTCCGTCACCGACAGGGGGAAAAAACGTGTAATACTCCGGAGCCCTTACAATACAAGACGGATAATGGAGCCCCCATCAGGGGAGCTTCTTCCAAGGATTTGCTGA
- the hypA gene encoding hydrogenase/urease nickel incorporation protein HypA — protein sequence MHEFSVVQSLFDTIEAYASDNNAGEVTKVVLKYGLISGIEPCLLKTAFDTFKEGTIAERAELQLIPDPLSLKCKSCDTCFEVDRIVFKCTNCGSLNVEVRNGGELILERLEMECPDD from the coding sequence ATGCATGAGTTCTCGGTAGTTCAAAGCCTCTTTGATACGATAGAAGCATATGCCTCTGATAATAATGCCGGAGAGGTCACTAAGGTCGTACTTAAGTATGGTCTTATCTCGGGCATAGAGCCCTGCCTGTTGAAAACCGCTTTTGATACCTTCAAGGAAGGGACCATTGCAGAACGTGCTGAACTGCAACTCATCCCTGATCCCTTAAGCCTGAAATGTAAAAGCTGCGATACCTGCTTTGAGGTTGACAGGATTGTATTTAAATGCACCAACTGCGGTTCCCTCAATGTGGAGGTCCGCAACGGCGGAGAATTGATCCTCGAAAGACTCGAGATGGAATGTCCTGATGACTAG
- the hypF gene encoding carbamoyltransferase HypF, translating to MTRLRILLNGTVQGVGFRPFVYRIARTLGLKGYVTNDTGGVVIEVEGAKDKLDDFLLKLHTEKPLLAKIYYEETAYVEPAGYDDFRIEESISTGPPQALILPDISTCGDCTGELLDPDDRRYLYPFINCTNCGPRFTIIKGLPYDRPNTTMKDFHMCPACENEYKDPNNRRFHAQPNACPECGPNVRLVGNDGAPVTGEMDAITSLMEKITSGAIVAVKGIGGFHLICDATSNESVRLLRERKRRTEKPFAVMFRDMEQLKRYAMPDVMEESLLLSPARPIVIVRKKQGTLPEVSPRLEKIGAFLPYSPLHLIILAGLENPVVATSGNISDEPIVRDNAEALDRLSQLAAFIMIHNRPIHRRCDDSVVKVVGEFPQVIRRSRGHVPLPVVLPFRLDKKVLAVGAHEKNTVAIGFDNRIILSQHIGDMQTPESIEYFEEVIDGLSSIYEFTPDVIVHDLHPRYSTTRWAIQQDRAEIIGVQHHYAHILSCMAENGIYDEVTGISWDGTGYGEDGTLWGGEFLACNTGGFQRRYHFRQIRLLGGEKAVREPRRIALSVLFDIFNEGALEMDIPTLRAFDRKELSLLWLAYNRSINTPVCSSAGRLFDALSSILGILQICSYEAQAAMLVEDLYDPAVRDSYGYELNNGIIDWEPLFRDLLEDSETNKAPSRFLNTLALIALNVALLEGREKVCLSGGVFQNSPLTSLISGKLRAEGFKVFTHKNIPANDGGISLGQALYGGMNP from the coding sequence ATGACTAGGCTTAGGATCCTTCTGAACGGTACTGTCCAGGGCGTCGGCTTCAGGCCCTTTGTATACAGGATTGCCCGGACATTGGGACTGAAAGGATACGTTACCAATGATACGGGCGGAGTTGTTATAGAGGTGGAGGGGGCAAAGGATAAACTGGATGATTTTCTCCTTAAACTCCATACGGAGAAGCCGCTCCTTGCAAAGATCTACTACGAAGAGACCGCATATGTCGAACCAGCCGGCTATGATGACTTCAGGATTGAGGAAAGCATCAGCACGGGTCCGCCGCAGGCCCTTATCTTACCCGATATCTCAACATGCGGGGACTGTACGGGGGAACTTCTGGACCCTGATGACAGGCGTTATCTCTATCCCTTCATTAACTGTACAAACTGCGGTCCCAGGTTCACAATCATCAAAGGCCTCCCCTATGACAGGCCGAATACCACCATGAAAGACTTTCACATGTGCCCGGCTTGTGAGAATGAATACAAAGACCCGAACAACAGGAGGTTCCATGCCCAGCCAAATGCCTGCCCTGAATGTGGCCCCAATGTCCGGCTGGTCGGCAACGACGGCGCCCCCGTTACCGGTGAAATGGATGCAATAACTTCCCTCATGGAAAAGATCACCTCCGGAGCGATAGTTGCCGTAAAGGGCATTGGCGGGTTTCACCTTATATGTGATGCAACCAGCAATGAATCGGTCCGGCTGCTGAGGGAAAGAAAGAGGCGAACAGAAAAACCCTTTGCAGTCATGTTCCGGGATATGGAGCAGCTCAAGCGCTATGCCATGCCGGATGTCATGGAAGAGTCGTTACTGCTTTCCCCTGCAAGGCCGATCGTGATTGTAAGGAAAAAGCAAGGGACACTTCCGGAGGTCTCGCCCCGGCTTGAGAAAATCGGTGCCTTCCTGCCATACTCTCCACTGCATCTTATTATCCTGGCGGGACTTGAAAACCCGGTCGTTGCCACTTCCGGGAACATCTCGGATGAACCGATCGTCAGGGACAATGCCGAAGCACTGGACAGACTCTCACAACTTGCGGCCTTTATCATGATCCATAACAGGCCCATCCACAGACGCTGCGATGATTCAGTTGTGAAGGTCGTAGGGGAGTTTCCCCAGGTCATCAGACGCTCAAGAGGGCATGTCCCCCTTCCGGTCGTCCTGCCCTTCAGGTTGGATAAAAAGGTACTCGCTGTAGGCGCCCACGAAAAAAACACGGTGGCAATCGGGTTTGACAACAGGATAATCCTCAGTCAGCATATCGGTGATATGCAGACCCCGGAGAGCATCGAATACTTTGAAGAGGTAATCGACGGTCTCTCCTCAATATACGAATTCACCCCTGATGTAATTGTCCATGACCTGCATCCCCGTTACAGCACGACAAGGTGGGCAATACAGCAGGACAGAGCCGAAATCATCGGCGTCCAGCACCACTACGCCCATATCCTCTCATGTATGGCTGAAAACGGTATCTATGATGAAGTCACGGGCATTTCCTGGGACGGAACCGGCTATGGAGAGGACGGCACCCTGTGGGGCGGGGAGTTTCTTGCATGTAACACGGGGGGCTTTCAGAGGAGATACCACTTCAGGCAGATCAGGCTTCTTGGAGGAGAAAAGGCCGTCAGGGAACCCCGGAGGATTGCACTCTCCGTGCTTTTTGATATCTTCAATGAAGGGGCACTTGAAATGGACATCCCGACCTTGAGGGCTTTTGACAGGAAGGAACTCTCACTTCTGTGGCTTGCATACAACCGTAGTATAAACACACCTGTCTGCTCATCTGCCGGCAGGCTTTTTGATGCCCTCTCCTCCATTCTTGGAATACTACAGATATGCTCTTACGAGGCACAGGCTGCCATGTTGGTTGAAGACCTCTATGACCCGGCCGTCAGAGACAGCTACGGATATGAACTCAACAACGGGATCATCGACTGGGAGCCTCTCTTCAGGGACCTGCTTGAGGATAGTGAAACCAACAAGGCCCCTTCACGCTTTCTTAATACCCTCGCCCTGATAGCCCTAAATGTAGCCCTGTTAGAGGGGAGGGAAAAGGTCTGCCTTTCCGGAGGGGTGTTTCAGAACTCGCCACTGACTTCCTTGATATCCGGAAAACTCAGGGCAGAGGGCTTTAAGGTCTTTACCCATAAAAACATACCGGCCAACGACGGGGGGATCTCACTTGGACAGGCACTCTATGGTGGAATGAATCCCTGA